Proteins encoded in a region of the Streptomyces sp. PCS3-D2 genome:
- a CDS encoding DMT family transporter produces MGVVLPVFFALFAAFSNALATVLQRRAALTVPQSEGFRLGLVLDLLRRPVWVVGILAVIAAGAGQAAALATGALALVQPLFVLELPLALLIASLLTRRRLPGALWLAVAGVVAGLGVALVAASPTGNRTDVPAERWAVALPACAVVVTLLAVAGLRRPPGRSRAGCLGAATAVCYALTAALMKSSVHVLDERGIGAFFTSWETYAFGASGICALLLLEHAMQGGPLIASQPALTLGDASISIALGVVLYEEHLRSGWWLLPQLLGVALVCAGVFALSRAGEDAP; encoded by the coding sequence ATGGGCGTCGTGCTGCCGGTCTTCTTCGCGCTGTTCGCGGCCTTCAGCAACGCGCTGGCCACCGTGCTCCAGCGCCGGGCCGCCCTGACCGTGCCGCAGAGCGAGGGCTTCCGCCTCGGTCTGGTCCTGGACCTGCTGCGCCGGCCCGTGTGGGTCGTGGGCATCCTGGCCGTGATCGCGGCCGGGGCAGGTCAGGCCGCGGCGCTGGCCACGGGCGCGCTCGCCCTCGTACAGCCGTTGTTCGTGTTGGAGCTGCCGCTCGCGCTGCTGATCGCCTCGCTGCTGACCCGGCGGCGGCTGCCGGGGGCCCTGTGGCTGGCCGTGGCAGGTGTGGTGGCGGGACTCGGGGTCGCGCTGGTGGCCGCCTCTCCGACGGGCAACCGCACCGATGTGCCGGCCGAGCGGTGGGCGGTGGCGCTGCCGGCCTGCGCGGTGGTCGTCACCCTGCTCGCCGTCGCCGGACTGCGACGGCCGCCCGGCCGCTCGCGGGCCGGCTGCCTCGGCGCGGCCACCGCCGTCTGCTACGCCCTGACGGCCGCCCTGATGAAGTCCTCCGTCCACGTCCTCGACGAGCGGGGCATCGGCGCGTTCTTCACTTCCTGGGAGACCTACGCCTTCGGCGCGAGCGGGATCTGCGCCCTCCTGCTGCTCGAACACGCCATGCAGGGCGGTCCGCTGATCGCCTCGCAGCCCGCCCTGACCCTCGGCGACGCGAGCATCAGCATCGCGCTCGGGGTCGTCCTGTACGAGGAACACCTCCGCTCGGGCTGGTGGCTGCTCCCCCAACTGCTGGGCGTGGCCCTGGTCTGC
- a CDS encoding RimK family alpha-L-glutamate ligase translates to MKIGLITPEPGHPLLADTTALLAAEHEVEALDPVTLGDVPLPLADVYLLKSRTPHALGLARYLERRGAPVVNTAAATALCQDRREMAGLALRAGLPFAGTRTVGALGTWAREARPSAPVVVKSLLSRRGDLVARADDAARLRELARDWPQEPVVVQEYAPNNGWDHKLWAIGDRVFSALRRSELSPGGRGPTHPLAPEELPAGWADLVRRVGAVFALDVYGVDIIDTGGGTPLIVDVNAFPGIRGQSGAPEALAALALRRAVADRG, encoded by the coding sequence ATGAAGATCGGCCTGATCACCCCGGAGCCAGGACATCCGCTGCTGGCGGACACCACCGCGCTGCTCGCCGCCGAGCACGAGGTCGAGGCACTCGATCCGGTCACCCTCGGGGACGTGCCGCTTCCCCTGGCCGACGTGTACCTGCTGAAGTCACGCACCCCGCACGCGCTGGGGCTCGCCCGGTACTTGGAGCGCCGGGGAGCGCCGGTGGTCAACACGGCGGCGGCCACGGCGCTGTGCCAGGACCGGAGGGAGATGGCCGGGCTCGCCCTGCGCGCCGGTCTGCCGTTCGCCGGGACCCGTACCGTCGGCGCCCTGGGGACGTGGGCGCGCGAGGCGCGGCCGTCCGCCCCCGTGGTGGTCAAGAGCCTGCTCAGCCGGCGCGGCGACCTCGTCGCCCGCGCCGATGACGCCGCGCGACTGCGGGAGTTGGCCCGGGACTGGCCCCAGGAGCCGGTCGTGGTGCAGGAGTACGCTCCCAACAACGGCTGGGACCACAAGCTGTGGGCCATCGGCGACCGGGTCTTCTCCGCCCTGCGCCGGTCCGAACTCTCCCCCGGGGGACGCGGCCCGACCCACCCGCTGGCCCCGGAGGAACTGCCCGCCGGCTGGGCCGATCTGGTACGCCGGGTCGGAGCGGTGTTCGCGCTGGACGTCTACGGAGTGGACATCATCGACACCGGCGGCGGTACCCCCCTGATCGTGGACGTCAACGCGTTCCCCGGGATCCGCGGCCAGTCCGGAGCCCCGGAAGCCCTCGCGGCCCTGGCCCTGCGCCGGGCGGTGGCCGACCGCGGCTGA
- a CDS encoding RimK family alpha-L-glutamate ligase has product MRLCFLVEEHYRHDGMPNEVIGQLTAWGHRVDVVRPGGSLLRMTEVVDAGTHDAWVLKTVSGGPGLTLLESAAAAGLTTVNDARSIRGVRDKALAAAIGHGRGLPLPPTYAVARPELLGEIPAAEYPLVVKPADGSSGRAVHLVSSPEALETLLPVLAGEGMLIAQPYVPNSGTDIKVYAVGGELFATERCSPLHPDPSVRERRVPLSAEVAAIAAQVGAVYGLDLYGVDVLLGPDGPVVVDVNDFPSFRQVPDAAARVARAVLDLARAGGPAPAAPVTLPHTLPLSIPAQASAQIHAPAGDSV; this is encoded by the coding sequence ATGAGGCTCTGCTTCCTGGTGGAGGAGCACTACCGCCACGACGGTATGCCGAACGAGGTGATCGGGCAGCTGACCGCGTGGGGGCACCGCGTGGACGTCGTGCGGCCGGGCGGCTCGCTGCTGCGCATGACCGAGGTGGTGGACGCGGGCACCCACGACGCCTGGGTCCTCAAGACGGTGTCGGGCGGCCCGGGGTTGACCCTGTTGGAGAGCGCCGCCGCGGCCGGGCTGACCACCGTCAACGACGCCCGGTCCATCCGCGGCGTACGGGACAAGGCGCTGGCCGCAGCCATCGGACACGGCCGCGGGCTCCCGCTGCCGCCCACATACGCCGTCGCCCGCCCCGAGTTGCTCGGGGAGATTCCGGCAGCCGAGTACCCGCTCGTCGTCAAGCCCGCCGACGGCAGCTCCGGCCGGGCCGTGCACCTGGTGTCCTCGCCCGAGGCACTGGAGACGCTGCTGCCCGTCCTCGCGGGCGAGGGCATGCTCATCGCCCAGCCGTACGTACCCAACTCCGGTACGGACATCAAGGTGTACGCGGTCGGCGGGGAGCTGTTCGCGACCGAGCGCTGTTCCCCGCTGCACCCCGATCCGTCGGTGCGCGAGCGCCGCGTGCCGCTGTCGGCGGAGGTGGCCGCGATCGCCGCGCAGGTGGGTGCCGTGTACGGACTGGACCTGTACGGGGTGGACGTGCTGCTGGGTCCCGACGGCCCGGTGGTCGTCGACGTCAACGACTTCCCGAGCTTCCGGCAGGTGCCGGACGCGGCGGCGCGGGTGGCCCGTGCCGTACTGGATCTGGCGCGGGCCGGAGGTCCGGCGCCGGCAGCGCCCGTGACGCTGCCGCACACGCTCCCCCTGTCGATCCCGGCCCAGGCCTCGGCGCAGATCCATGCCCCGGCGGGTGACTCCGTATGA
- a CDS encoding zf-HC2 domain-containing protein: MNRQRHEEELLGPYVLGVLDAEEVRRVEEHMSGCVQCREEVAALREMEAALGEVPEEAFLDGPPQGGDLLLQRTLRQMRGERAGAARRRAGLTGLAVAASLAAVFWAGTQLAGGDPDPVALPVPPSPTASADPSTPPKGTTLHSATDAGTGARMTVQMTPAAQWVRLRAAVTGVPAGERCRLIVVSKDGKRTTAGSWVVGSQENGEAKGAGLDGSAAVDRADVKAVLVENEAGRTFVSVPV; this comes from the coding sequence ATGAACCGGCAGCGGCACGAGGAGGAACTGCTCGGCCCGTACGTGCTCGGCGTCCTGGACGCCGAGGAGGTCCGCCGGGTCGAGGAACACATGAGCGGATGCGTGCAGTGCCGGGAGGAGGTGGCCGCGTTGCGCGAGATGGAGGCGGCACTGGGGGAGGTGCCCGAGGAGGCGTTCCTCGACGGACCGCCGCAGGGCGGTGACCTGCTGCTCCAGCGCACCCTGCGGCAGATGCGGGGCGAGCGGGCGGGCGCGGCGCGCCGTCGTGCGGGGCTCACGGGCCTGGCGGTGGCGGCGTCGCTGGCCGCCGTGTTCTGGGCTGGTACGCAACTGGCCGGGGGCGATCCCGACCCCGTCGCGCTGCCGGTGCCCCCATCGCCGACCGCTTCGGCGGACCCCTCTACCCCGCCCAAGGGAACCACGCTGCACTCCGCGACCGATGCGGGCACGGGTGCGCGGATGACCGTGCAGATGACGCCGGCCGCCCAGTGGGTGCGGTTGCGGGCGGCGGTCACCGGAGTGCCGGCGGGCGAGCGCTGCCGGCTGATCGTGGTCTCCAAGGACGGCAAGCGCACGACCGCGGGCAGCTGGGTCGTGGGCAGCCAGGAGAACGGCGAGGCCAAGGGCGCCGGACTGGACGGTTCGGCGGCCGTGGACCGGGCCGACGTCAAGGCGGTCCTGGTCGAGAACGAGGCCGGCCGGACCTTCGTGTCCGTTCCCGTGTGA